Proteins encoded by one window of Synechococcus sp. WH 7805:
- a CDS encoding phosphomannose isomerase type II C-terminal cupin domain, protein MTVQSVSTRVERPWGWYEDLLSGPGYKLKRLLVRHGCRLSLQRHRHRSENWTVVAGTGQLLCDGHLVKAKAGTTFHIPCGSIHRASGGPGDLLIIEVQHGGTLEESDIERLEDDFGRVIN, encoded by the coding sequence GTGACGGTTCAAAGCGTGTCAACACGGGTGGAACGCCCCTGGGGTTGGTATGAAGACCTGCTTTCAGGTCCTGGCTACAAACTCAAGCGACTGCTGGTGCGCCATGGCTGCAGACTGAGCTTGCAGCGCCATCGCCATCGCAGCGAGAATTGGACCGTGGTGGCTGGAACAGGACAGCTGCTCTGCGATGGTCACCTAGTGAAAGCCAAGGCAGGAACCACGTTCCATATCCCCTGCGGCTCGATTCACCGCGCCAGTGGTGGGCCGGGCGATCTCCTGATCATCGAGGTACAACACGGAGGCACGCTCGAGGAAAGTGATATCGAACGCCTCGAAGATGACTTTGGCCGGGTGATAAATTAA
- a CDS encoding ABC transporter ATP-binding protein gives MPFSVAPARSPAALSRLILHLRPYRRRVWVAASCSVINKIFDLAPPVLIGLAVDVVVQQDTSWLAKLGATTVPTQLTVLAGMSFIVWTAESLFEYLYGVLWRNLAQSTQHSLRLEAYDHLQKLEMDFFERDSSGRLLTVLNDDINQLERFLDHGANEILHLITTVLLVGGAMTVVAPGVALFSFLPIPVILWGSLRFQRQLAPRYREVRERAGNLAARLSNNLGGMLTIKSFANEAWEMEQLREESNAYRHCNRSAIRISAAFIPLIRFAILFAFLAILLIGGLQAWQGVIAVGTYSFLVFITQRLLWPLTTLGRTLDDYQRSMASTHRVLDLIDTPIRIAGGNRTLDQARIRGEVRYQAVNFSYRDRPPLLNHFDLTIKAGSTLGIVGATGSGKSSLVKLLLRLYPLSGGQILLDDIPIDQLQLGDLRRAIALVSQDIYLFHGTVRDNIAYAAPEATEAAVRESARQAEALDFIDALPDGFDTVVGERGQRLSGGQRQRIALARAILKDAPILVLDEATAAVDNDTEAAIQRSLMHITANRTTLVIAHRLSTVRHADRIVVMDQGRIVEDGTHDQLLHQPGAYADLWRVQAGLRSDEALVL, from the coding sequence ATGCCGTTCTCTGTTGCTCCAGCACGAAGTCCGGCCGCACTCAGCCGTCTGATTCTCCACTTGAGGCCTTATCGGCGGAGAGTCTGGGTGGCGGCAAGCTGTTCAGTGATCAACAAGATCTTCGACCTCGCTCCGCCAGTGCTGATCGGCCTTGCGGTGGATGTTGTCGTCCAGCAGGACACGTCCTGGCTGGCGAAACTCGGTGCGACAACGGTGCCGACCCAGCTCACGGTGCTGGCTGGGATGTCCTTCATCGTCTGGACAGCTGAATCGCTCTTTGAGTACTTATATGGAGTGCTCTGGCGAAATCTCGCCCAATCCACGCAGCACAGTCTTCGGCTTGAGGCCTACGACCATCTCCAGAAGTTGGAGATGGATTTTTTTGAGCGCGACAGCAGCGGCCGGCTGCTGACCGTTCTCAATGACGACATCAACCAGCTCGAGCGCTTTCTTGATCACGGTGCCAACGAAATCCTGCATCTGATCACAACCGTTTTGCTGGTAGGAGGCGCCATGACCGTTGTGGCTCCAGGGGTGGCGCTCTTCAGCTTTCTGCCCATTCCAGTGATTCTCTGGGGATCCCTGCGTTTTCAACGCCAGCTGGCTCCGCGCTACCGGGAGGTTCGTGAACGGGCCGGCAACCTGGCAGCCCGACTCAGCAACAACCTAGGGGGAATGCTCACCATCAAGAGCTTCGCCAACGAGGCCTGGGAGATGGAGCAACTGCGGGAGGAGAGCAATGCTTACCGGCACTGCAACCGCAGCGCCATTCGCATCTCGGCTGCCTTCATCCCCCTCATTCGCTTTGCGATCTTGTTCGCGTTCCTGGCAATCCTCCTGATCGGAGGTCTCCAGGCGTGGCAAGGCGTGATCGCTGTTGGCACCTACAGCTTTCTGGTATTCATCACCCAGCGATTGCTTTGGCCTCTCACCACGCTCGGCCGCACGCTTGATGATTACCAGCGGTCCATGGCCTCCACCCACCGGGTACTGGATCTGATCGACACACCGATCCGGATCGCTGGAGGCAACCGGACGCTGGATCAAGCCCGCATCCGGGGCGAAGTGCGTTATCAGGCCGTGAACTTCTCGTACCGGGACCGGCCACCTCTCCTGAATCACTTCGATCTGACCATCAAGGCAGGAAGCACCCTGGGGATTGTCGGCGCGACCGGATCAGGGAAAAGCTCTCTCGTGAAACTTCTGCTGCGTCTGTATCCCCTGAGCGGAGGCCAGATCCTTCTCGATGACATCCCGATCGATCAATTGCAACTGGGTGACCTGCGGCGAGCGATCGCTCTCGTCAGCCAGGACATCTACTTGTTTCATGGCACCGTGAGGGACAACATCGCCTATGCGGCTCCGGAGGCCACCGAAGCGGCGGTGCGTGAATCGGCCCGACAGGCCGAAGCGCTCGACTTCATCGACGCCCTCCCGGATGGATTTGACACGGTGGTGGGCGAACGAGGCCAGAGGCTCTCGGGTGGTCAGCGTCAGCGCATCGCCCTCGCACGGGCCATCCTGAAAGATGCGCCGATCCTGGTGCTCGATGAGGCCACAGCCGCCGTTGATAACGACACTGAAGCGGCGATCCAGCGATCCCTGATGCACATCACCGCCAACCGCACCACACTGGTGATTGCCCATCGCCTCAGCACGGTGCGTCATGCCGATCGAATCGTCGTCATGGATCAGGGACGCATCGTTGAAGACGGAACCCATGATCAACTTCTGCATCAGCCAGGTGCCTATGCGGACCTTTGGCGCGTGCAAGCCGGTCTCCGAAGCGACGAAGCTCTGGTCCTCTAA
- a CDS encoding DEAD/DEAH box helicase, translating to MTQTPPQAAVPCAVDLTVSEQSSETLPNEELFTTVIAPCNDAEPAESIAEESTKEESGFAGFGFSEALLRTLEEKGYKEPSPIQKAAFPELMLGRDLVGQAQTGTGKTAAFALPLLERLEGRSSKPRVLVLAPTRELAMQVADSFKAYAAGHPHLNVLAIYGGSDFRSQIHTLKRGVDVVVGTPGRVMDHMRQGTLDTTGLRSLVLDEADEMLRMGFIDDVEWILDQLPEERQVVLFSATMPNEIRRLSKRYLQEPAEITIKTKDREAKRIRQRSITMQNSHKIEALNRVLEAVTGEGVIIFARTKAITLTVAESLEAAGHDVAVLNGDVPQNQRERTVDRLRKGTVNILVATDVAARGLDVDRIGLVINYDMPFDSEAYVHRIGRTGRAGRTGEAILFVTPRERRFVGNLERAVNQSIEPMDIPSNAEINQSRLDRLRNRLSEAAVCEADDETPLLQELIQRVAQEHELSADQLALAALRLVVGDQPLLVSGDESWLQAPVRTERRDDRRGDRGRDRRRPERDARPPEDNMTRYRVEVGHRDRVKPGNLVGAIANESGLQGRMIGRIQIFESHSLVDLPKGMPDDVFDSLQRLKVLNRELQITKAS from the coding sequence ATGACCCAGACACCCCCGCAGGCCGCAGTGCCTTGCGCCGTGGATCTCACTGTTTCCGAGCAGTCTTCGGAAACACTCCCCAACGAGGAGCTGTTCACCACCGTGATCGCTCCCTGCAATGACGCAGAACCCGCAGAGTCCATCGCAGAAGAGTCGACCAAAGAAGAGTCTGGATTCGCCGGGTTTGGCTTCAGCGAAGCATTGCTGAGAACTCTGGAGGAGAAGGGATACAAGGAGCCTTCCCCGATTCAGAAAGCAGCCTTTCCCGAGCTGATGCTCGGTCGTGACCTTGTTGGTCAGGCCCAGACCGGAACAGGCAAAACAGCAGCTTTCGCCCTTCCTCTTCTCGAGCGTCTTGAAGGACGCAGCAGCAAGCCCCGGGTGCTGGTGCTGGCCCCAACCCGGGAACTGGCCATGCAGGTGGCTGACTCGTTCAAGGCTTACGCCGCCGGTCATCCCCATCTGAACGTGCTGGCGATTTACGGGGGATCGGATTTCCGCTCCCAAATCCATACCCTCAAACGAGGTGTCGATGTGGTGGTGGGCACCCCAGGGAGGGTGATGGATCACATGCGGCAAGGCACCCTCGACACCACAGGGCTTCGCAGCCTGGTGCTCGATGAAGCCGATGAAATGCTTCGGATGGGCTTCATTGATGACGTGGAGTGGATTCTTGACCAGCTCCCTGAGGAGAGACAGGTGGTGCTCTTCTCGGCAACGATGCCGAATGAAATTCGTCGCCTCTCGAAGCGTTATCTGCAGGAACCCGCTGAAATCACGATCAAAACCAAGGATCGAGAGGCGAAACGCATCCGCCAGCGGTCGATCACGATGCAGAACTCACACAAGATCGAAGCTCTCAATCGTGTACTCGAGGCCGTCACTGGCGAAGGCGTGATCATTTTTGCCCGCACCAAGGCAATCACCCTGACGGTGGCTGAATCTCTGGAAGCGGCGGGTCACGATGTCGCAGTCCTCAATGGAGACGTCCCGCAGAACCAGAGAGAGCGCACCGTTGATCGGCTGCGAAAGGGGACTGTCAATATCCTCGTGGCCACCGATGTTGCAGCACGCGGCCTTGATGTGGACCGCATCGGCCTTGTCATCAATTACGACATGCCGTTCGACAGCGAGGCCTATGTGCACCGCATCGGCCGCACGGGTCGAGCAGGTCGAACGGGCGAAGCCATCCTGTTCGTCACACCGCGTGAACGGCGCTTTGTAGGCAACCTCGAACGGGCTGTGAATCAGTCGATCGAGCCGATGGACATTCCCAGCAACGCGGAAATCAATCAAAGTCGTTTGGATCGACTTAGAAATCGCCTGAGTGAGGCTGCTGTCTGCGAGGCCGATGACGAGACTCCCCTCCTGCAGGAGCTCATTCAGCGCGTGGCCCAGGAGCATGAGCTCTCAGCAGATCAACTGGCCCTGGCTGCGTTGAGACTTGTGGTTGGCGATCAACCGCTGCTGGTGAGTGGTGATGAGAGCTGGCTTCAGGCGCCTGTGCGCACCGAGCGCCGCGATGATCGGCGGGGGGATCGAGGGCGGGATCGCCGTCGCCCCGAGCGTGATGCCCGCCCTCCCGAAGACAACATGACGCGCTACCGAGTGGAAGTTGGCCATCGCGACCGAGTCAAGCCGGGCAATCTTGTGGGAGCAATCGCCAACGAATCTGGTCTTCAGGGACGGATGATCGGTCGGATTCAGATCTTTGAATCCCACAGCCTGGTAGACCTACCGAAGGGTATGCCTGACGATGTTTTCGATTCGCTGCAACGCCTTAAGGTGCTGAATCGGGAATTGCAGATCACGAAAGCTTCATGA
- a CDS encoding ATP-dependent RecD-like DNA helicase, whose product MNRSEGAQLSQQLANGIMAMLRRRRPPVASLSATDEQALEDLVQALTAALSVGETSLSIEEGQRELLERSGWLTDPPQLMVLDGDQLHWKRWHQAMQCLEKELIDRSHTLPSGGQANAVNPPELGTLNAEQRAAVQAITRHRLVMVSGGPGTGKTSTVQAMLLQAMAEREALRIHLAAPTGKAARRLEEALQSDPQTKGLHCTTLHRLLEARPGGFGRNSRHPLNLDVLVVDEASMVDLNLAQALLAALPQEAQLVLVGDANQLPPIGVGAVWQHLQHPERRHRFGDAAICLNRIYRNRGELARLGSLLRNAGEEAFWDACNGLDEQANVALQICHDRRIPDTVIQVLRNRLAELGRSTAQFSTDSEGHPNPTTSAGLLSRLDDLIVLCPRRRGPWGVDSLHRDLVQGDDPSGWPEGLPVLCSENQMDLGLANGDLGLAVGKGASRRFLFRCNDGNAGSQFRLIHPARIRQLEPALALTIHKAQGSEVTNVILLWPPQDALDSSALLYTAMTRARQQLKLYRLAHAVNDGML is encoded by the coding sequence ATGAACCGCAGCGAAGGCGCACAACTCAGCCAGCAACTCGCCAACGGAATCATGGCCATGCTGCGCCGCCGCCGTCCGCCCGTGGCAAGCCTGTCAGCAACGGATGAACAGGCGCTCGAGGATCTCGTACAGGCACTCACGGCAGCTCTCAGCGTGGGAGAAACAAGCCTGAGCATCGAGGAAGGGCAGCGCGAGCTCCTCGAGCGCAGCGGATGGCTGACTGATCCGCCCCAGTTGATGGTTCTCGATGGCGATCAATTGCACTGGAAGCGATGGCATCAAGCCATGCAGTGCCTGGAGAAGGAACTCATCGATCGCAGTCACACCCTGCCCAGCGGGGGCCAAGCCAACGCCGTGAATCCGCCAGAGCTCGGGACGCTCAATGCGGAGCAGCGGGCCGCTGTCCAAGCCATCACACGCCATCGCCTGGTGATGGTGAGCGGCGGCCCGGGGACGGGGAAAACCAGCACCGTGCAGGCGATGCTGCTCCAAGCAATGGCTGAACGCGAGGCCTTGCGTATCCATCTGGCGGCTCCCACCGGCAAGGCGGCCCGACGCCTGGAGGAAGCGCTTCAGAGCGACCCGCAAACCAAGGGCCTGCACTGCACCACCCTGCACCGCCTCTTGGAAGCGCGCCCAGGAGGCTTCGGCCGTAACAGCCGGCACCCACTGAATCTTGATGTGCTCGTGGTTGATGAAGCATCCATGGTGGATCTCAACCTGGCTCAGGCACTGCTGGCGGCCCTACCTCAAGAGGCACAGCTGGTGCTTGTGGGAGACGCCAACCAACTGCCGCCCATCGGCGTTGGAGCGGTCTGGCAACACCTCCAGCACCCAGAACGCCGGCACCGTTTCGGTGATGCCGCCATCTGCCTCAACCGGATTTACCGCAACAGAGGAGAGCTGGCACGGCTGGGGAGTCTGCTGCGCAACGCGGGGGAAGAGGCTTTCTGGGACGCGTGCAACGGGCTGGACGAGCAGGCAAATGTCGCCCTCCAGATTTGCCATGACCGTCGGATCCCCGACACCGTGATTCAAGTCTTGCGAAACCGTCTGGCGGAACTCGGCCGCTCAACGGCCCAGTTTTCCACCGACTCAGAGGGCCATCCCAACCCGACAACCAGCGCAGGACTGCTCAGTCGGCTCGACGATCTCATCGTTCTTTGTCCTCGCCGCCGGGGACCATGGGGTGTTGATTCCCTGCATCGCGATCTGGTCCAAGGAGATGATCCTTCGGGATGGCCTGAAGGTCTGCCGGTGCTGTGCAGCGAAAATCAGATGGATCTCGGACTCGCCAATGGCGACTTGGGTCTCGCGGTCGGCAAGGGTGCGTCGCGACGGTTTTTGTTCCGCTGCAACGACGGCAATGCAGGCAGCCAGTTCCGACTGATTCATCCTGCGCGCATCCGCCAGCTGGAGCCAGCGCTGGCCCTCACCATCCATAAGGCGCAGGGGAGTGAGGTCACCAATGTGATTCTGCTGTGGCCTCCGCAAGACGCGTTGGATTCTTCCGCCCTTCTCTACACAGCGATGACTCGGGCACGCCAACAGCTGAAGCTGTACCGACTGGCGCATGCCGTCAATGACGGCATGCTGTGA
- a CDS encoding UvrD-helicase domain-containing protein: protein MTGQGEARTIRFEPNRYPLTPGLRLLEASAGTGKTFALAHLVMRLVVERELKLDALLVVTFTEAAADELRDRIGKRLDGALQGLLRLEQGDDGGGTASDAVLLEWLEEHGRDRAGRRNKASLLLEALEALERADITTIHGFCRRTLRRQALESGRSLDLSLDDDPQTLVEEVAHDLWREQILTLDPGDVAGLLQTGLREDTLTAELLRLDGDCGVRIAEHAETINPEDALRDIFPLWLKQRWLHFHELWSSEGVELEQCLRDCAQEWHSLGCKDTKPYSRKPTKNRAALLSSWIETRNDTQSLPIRYEDVRSQAILGTFFHPGVFSKTARKCGETSPSLPRPELMQAIAALWDGPGEQTWRYLLMRGLREIDQRRQRRGVVGFSGLLDALNPTDPSRSQPWITALRARYKVALIDEFQDTDPLQWTLLRQTFASREHLLLMVGDPKQAIYRFRGGDLNTYKSARAQVDRIDDLLDNRRTTPPLMEAMNRLMSPGLKHSELAVPAVSAKASCTPLSLPAGEAPLQILAFNPEDAGGSRSRTDLEASIPCFAADLLLQILSNDTSLTPADLCILVSRHRQAEAIRDQLSRVGLPSRLISPGDVLSSRGAVELQWFLDGLARPADNERLRRLAAGALMQWPADTLEVCDRNGQLDQFAAKLQALADALPRLGVMGCLAQLLEGETLADLSTRGRLLGDLQQCARLVQDSMHRQGLNAAGGADWLRRQRLHPPDNVPEQRQPYSDLVASAVAVVTVHRSKGLQYPVVICPYLWEAPSPGKGPLWRLPAGDRSGSWRVALNPHWGSGHAAACADALDCMAEAERLAYVAVTRAERHLVLFSAGEANPSGNPLDPWLDARAGDDDPRISLHHPRSIPPDLRWSPSRQPQSLQCGPVPKEALDRSWGRSSYSAWIASASSPHQSNRNNPHELEEGRDVDAGTEAPSTSARDLGPDEVPDVQPSGEPLPRTGSLGTFPRGATAGDCLHRILEQIPFDQPIDQPSNHELVERELSRSGLDLTLKEDVLKAVNTVLRSPLGGPLDSLRLADLHSGRRLHELSFDLPVAHTGRAVRASALASAFRRDPHKRFGPDYAARLETLDIHSRGFLTGSIDLVFTDGDDLATARWWVADWKSNWIGERDGGGQPLYCGPRHYTQSAMEEQMLQHHYPLQAHLYLVALHRFLRWRLVDYSPDRHLGGYAYVFLRGVSERGGSGVILEPAPLQRLERLNQLLQGTQP, encoded by the coding sequence ATGACAGGTCAAGGGGAAGCCCGCACCATCCGCTTCGAGCCGAACCGCTACCCGCTCACCCCGGGGCTGAGATTGCTGGAGGCCAGCGCAGGCACCGGCAAAACCTTTGCCTTGGCCCATCTGGTGATGCGGCTTGTGGTGGAAAGAGAGCTCAAGCTCGATGCACTTCTTGTGGTGACGTTCACAGAAGCAGCAGCTGATGAACTGCGTGACCGCATCGGCAAGCGACTCGACGGAGCGCTTCAAGGGCTCCTGCGTCTAGAACAGGGAGACGATGGCGGGGGAACGGCAAGCGATGCGGTTCTCCTGGAGTGGCTGGAGGAGCACGGCCGCGATCGAGCAGGGCGCAGAAACAAGGCCAGCCTGCTTCTTGAAGCTCTCGAAGCGCTTGAGCGAGCCGATATCACCACCATTCATGGCTTCTGCCGGCGCACCTTGCGCCGGCAAGCCCTGGAGAGTGGCAGGAGCCTGGATCTCTCGCTCGACGATGACCCTCAGACCCTGGTGGAAGAGGTGGCCCATGACCTCTGGCGCGAGCAGATTCTCACGCTTGATCCCGGGGATGTCGCCGGGCTCCTGCAGACAGGACTGCGGGAAGACACCCTGACGGCTGAACTCTTGCGTCTTGATGGCGATTGCGGTGTGCGCATCGCCGAACACGCCGAGACCATCAATCCTGAGGACGCTCTACGGGATATTTTTCCCCTCTGGCTCAAGCAGCGATGGCTGCACTTCCACGAGCTCTGGAGCAGCGAAGGCGTTGAACTGGAGCAGTGCCTTCGCGATTGCGCCCAGGAATGGCACAGCCTCGGCTGCAAGGACACGAAGCCCTACAGCCGCAAACCCACGAAGAATCGCGCCGCCCTGCTGAGCAGCTGGATTGAAACGCGCAATGACACGCAATCGTTACCAATTCGTTACGAAGACGTGCGCAGCCAGGCCATTCTTGGCACTTTTTTCCACCCAGGCGTCTTCTCCAAAACAGCCCGCAAATGCGGCGAAACCTCACCAAGCCTGCCTCGACCAGAGCTGATGCAAGCCATCGCTGCGCTCTGGGATGGACCTGGGGAGCAGACCTGGCGCTATTTGCTCATGCGCGGACTGCGCGAGATCGATCAACGACGCCAACGTCGTGGAGTGGTGGGTTTCTCCGGCCTACTGGATGCACTGAACCCCACGGATCCATCCAGGTCTCAACCATGGATTACAGCCCTGCGGGCCCGCTACAAGGTTGCGTTGATCGATGAATTTCAAGACACCGATCCCCTGCAGTGGACACTCCTGCGCCAGACCTTTGCCTCCCGCGAGCATCTCCTGCTGATGGTGGGGGACCCCAAACAGGCGATCTATCGCTTTCGCGGCGGTGATCTCAACACCTACAAGAGTGCACGCGCTCAGGTCGATCGCATCGACGATCTGCTCGACAACCGGCGCACCACACCTCCCCTGATGGAGGCCATGAATCGCTTGATGTCTCCAGGACTCAAACACTCCGAACTCGCCGTACCAGCGGTATCGGCGAAGGCCAGCTGCACCCCTCTGTCACTGCCGGCAGGCGAGGCACCGTTGCAGATCCTCGCGTTCAATCCCGAGGATGCCGGCGGCAGCAGGAGCCGAACCGATCTGGAAGCAAGCATCCCCTGCTTCGCTGCGGATCTGCTGCTTCAGATCCTCAGCAACGACACCTCCCTCACGCCTGCAGACCTCTGCATTCTTGTCAGTCGCCACCGGCAGGCTGAAGCAATCCGTGACCAGCTCTCAAGGGTGGGCCTGCCCAGCCGCCTGATCAGCCCCGGGGATGTGCTCAGCAGCCGTGGAGCCGTTGAATTGCAATGGTTTCTTGATGGTCTGGCCCGCCCGGCGGACAATGAACGACTGCGCCGACTGGCGGCAGGAGCCCTGATGCAATGGCCTGCCGACACCCTTGAAGTATGCGATCGAAACGGGCAACTCGACCAGTTCGCCGCCAAACTCCAGGCCCTCGCCGATGCCTTGCCTCGGCTTGGAGTGATGGGCTGCCTGGCCCAGCTCCTGGAAGGGGAAACCCTGGCCGACCTGTCGACACGCGGACGTCTCTTGGGAGATCTGCAGCAATGCGCACGCCTGGTGCAGGACTCCATGCACCGACAAGGACTCAATGCTGCAGGCGGAGCCGACTGGCTGCGCCGGCAACGCCTGCATCCACCGGATAACGTGCCGGAACAGCGTCAGCCCTACAGCGATCTAGTGGCCAGCGCAGTGGCCGTGGTCACGGTGCACCGCAGCAAGGGTCTGCAATATCCAGTTGTGATCTGTCCCTACCTCTGGGAGGCGCCATCCCCTGGGAAAGGGCCGCTGTGGCGTCTTCCCGCAGGTGATCGCTCAGGGAGCTGGAGGGTGGCCCTGAATCCGCACTGGGGCAGCGGGCACGCAGCCGCCTGCGCCGATGCCCTGGATTGCATGGCGGAGGCCGAACGCCTGGCCTACGTGGCAGTCACCCGCGCTGAACGCCATTTGGTGCTCTTCAGTGCCGGTGAAGCCAACCCCAGCGGCAATCCTCTGGATCCCTGGCTGGATGCACGCGCAGGCGATGACGATCCGCGAATCAGCCTGCATCACCCGCGATCCATCCCTCCAGACCTGCGCTGGAGTCCATCCAGACAACCCCAGTCGCTTCAGTGCGGACCGGTACCGAAGGAAGCCCTGGATCGCTCCTGGGGACGCAGCAGCTACTCAGCATGGATTGCTAGTGCCTCCAGCCCACACCAAAGCAATCGCAACAACCCCCACGAACTCGAAGAAGGCCGGGATGTGGATGCCGGAACCGAAGCGCCATCCACAAGCGCACGAGACCTGGGGCCAGACGAGGTGCCAGACGTCCAGCCAAGCGGAGAGCCACTGCCGCGCACCGGCTCTCTCGGTACGTTTCCGCGTGGAGCGACAGCAGGCGATTGCCTGCACCGGATCCTGGAGCAGATTCCCTTCGATCAGCCGATCGATCAGCCCAGCAACCATGAGCTCGTCGAGCGCGAGCTGAGTCGTTCCGGCCTGGATCTCACGTTGAAAGAGGACGTTCTCAAGGCCGTCAACACGGTGCTCCGCTCACCCCTCGGCGGCCCCCTCGACAGTCTGCGCCTGGCTGATCTCCACAGCGGTCGGCGCCTGCATGAACTCAGCTTCGATCTTCCCGTGGCCCATACGGGCAGAGCTGTGCGGGCATCGGCTCTCGCCAGTGCCTTCCGCCGCGACCCCCACAAGCGGTTCGGTCCGGACTATGCCGCTCGACTGGAGACCCTGGACATTCACAGCCGGGGCTTCCTCACAGGCTCAATCGATCTGGTGTTCACCGATGGTGATGATCTCGCCACTGCCCGCTGGTGGGTCGCCGACTGGAAGAGCAACTGGATCGGCGAGCGGGACGGCGGAGGACAGCCCCTTTATTGCGGCCCACGGCACTACACCCAATCCGCGATGGAGGAGCAGATGCTCCAGCACCACTACCCCCTCCAAGCCCATCTTTACCTGGTGGCCCTGCATCGCTTCCTGCGGTGGCGCCTGGTCGACTACTCCCCGGATCGCCATCTCGGCGGCTATGCCTACGTCTTTCTTCGCGGTGTCAGCGAGCGGGGGGGGAGCGGCGTGATCCTCGAACCGGCACCGTTGCAGCGGCTGGAACGTCTGAATCAGCTGCTCCAAGGAACCCAGCCATGA
- a CDS encoding RNA-binding protein encodes MTIYIGNLSFQAEQEDLLDLFSQYGEVKSASLPLDRETGRKRGFGFVEMNSDQDEQKAIDDLQNVEWMGRMIRVNKATPRERTGGGGGGGGRGGYGGGGGRGGEGGGYDGGGNRW; translated from the coding sequence ATGACCATCTACATCGGCAACCTCTCCTTTCAGGCCGAGCAGGAAGATCTGCTCGATCTGTTCAGCCAATACGGCGAGGTGAAGAGTGCCAGCCTTCCTCTTGATCGCGAAACCGGCCGCAAGCGCGGTTTCGGATTCGTGGAAATGAACAGCGATCAAGACGAACAGAAGGCCATTGACGACCTTCAGAACGTCGAATGGATGGGTCGCATGATCCGTGTCAACAAGGCAACTCCTCGTGAGCGCACTGGTGGTGGCGGCGGCGGCGGCGGCCGTGGCGGTTACGGCGGTGGTGGCGGCCGCGGAGGAGAAGGCGGCGGATACGACGGTGGTGGAAACCGCTGGTAA